One Mycobacterium marseillense DNA window includes the following coding sequences:
- a CDS encoding PLP-dependent cysteine synthase family protein, with the protein MGNTPVLRIEAPLTPPDRGFWAKLEGFNPGGSMKDRPALHMVEAARARGELAPGARIVESTSGSLGLGLALAGQAYGHPVTVVTDTGMEPIVRHMLAAYGAQVDLVTEPHPIGGWQQARKDRVAQVLADHPGSWCPDQYSNPDNITGYRSLALELLDQLGNVDVLVCSVGTGGHSAGVARVLRQFNPDMKLIGVDTIGSTIFGQPATTRLMRGLGSSIHPANIDYHAFNEVHWVAPHEAVWAARTLAASNFASGGWSVGAVALVAGWAARTYPKDTRIAAVFPDGPQRYFDTIYNDHYCHQHQLLDWQTTPQPTTLTDPNQHVITSWTRTTTITNPTLLRGAIPIRKAAAGMQGGNGSVDVKIPA; encoded by the coding sequence GTGGGTAACACACCGGTGCTGCGCATTGAGGCGCCGTTGACCCCACCCGATCGCGGGTTTTGGGCCAAGCTAGAAGGGTTCAACCCCGGCGGCAGCATGAAAGACCGCCCGGCCCTGCACATGGTCGAAGCCGCCCGCGCCCGCGGCGAATTAGCTCCCGGAGCGCGCATCGTCGAATCCACCAGCGGCAGCCTCGGATTAGGCCTAGCGCTGGCCGGCCAAGCCTACGGGCACCCGGTCACCGTAGTCACCGACACCGGCATGGAACCCATCGTGCGCCACATGCTGGCCGCCTACGGCGCCCAGGTCGACCTGGTCACCGAACCCCACCCCATCGGCGGCTGGCAACAAGCCCGCAAAGACCGCGTCGCCCAAGTTCTGGCCGACCACCCCGGCTCCTGGTGCCCCGACCAATACAGCAACCCCGACAACATCACCGGCTACCGGTCGTTGGCGTTGGAGCTGCTCGATCAACTCGGCAACGTCGACGTGCTGGTCTGCTCGGTAGGCACCGGCGGACACTCCGCCGGCGTGGCGCGGGTACTGCGCCAATTCAACCCCGACATGAAACTGATCGGAGTCGACACCATCGGCTCGACCATCTTCGGCCAACCCGCCACCACCCGGCTCATGCGCGGCCTGGGCTCCAGCATCCATCCCGCCAACATCGACTACCACGCCTTCAACGAAGTCCACTGGGTCGCCCCCCACGAAGCCGTCTGGGCCGCACGCACTTTGGCGGCCAGCAACTTCGCCAGCGGCGGCTGGAGCGTCGGCGCCGTCGCCCTGGTCGCCGGCTGGGCCGCACGCACCTATCCCAAAGACACCCGCATCGCCGCCGTCTTCCCCGACGGACCCCAACGCTACTTCGACACCATCTACAACGACCACTACTGCCACCAACACCAGCTCCTGGACTGGCAAACCACCCCCCAACCCACCACCCTCACCGACCCCAACCAACACGTCATCACCTCCTGGACCCGCACCACCACCATCACCAACCCCACACTGCTGCGCGGGGCAATACCGATCCGAAAGGCGGCTGCGGGGATGCAGGGAGGAAATGGCTCAGTCGACGTGAAAATTCCTGCATAG
- a CDS encoding ornithine cyclodeaminase, whose protein sequence is MVSAATGSRPVQQILDREDVGLRVLTRSDIADIAISPTEVMELVKGAYLRVAEGSSRAPAKIMMRSPYRDSAAYAMPGYDGGSQITAFKDYYMQNDDGKKEYITITLYDDKAGLPIALMDCFRVTALRTAANTALIAGACAPPGARTALVTGSGAQGRYTFPYLLTALPDLDRLLLFGTHPDGIAAVRAHVREQYPDRDIEIVTDPEKAASEADVLVATSAGPATEVKFRTSWLKPGALFVSVNGTGVHSSSLRDADYAVATSAGQLAVTGTRFADENGSLRLDTELPDILAGQAPGRRDNDDRVFVFNSGMAITDIPVAHELAAQAIARGRGQEIKLWS, encoded by the coding sequence ATGGTTTCTGCAGCAACAGGCAGCCGACCGGTACAGCAGATTCTGGACCGCGAGGACGTGGGATTGCGCGTGCTAACACGCAGCGATATCGCCGACATTGCGATCAGTCCCACTGAGGTAATGGAACTGGTCAAGGGCGCTTATCTGCGAGTGGCCGAAGGTTCTTCCCGGGCGCCGGCAAAAATCATGATGCGCTCGCCGTACCGGGATTCGGCCGCCTATGCGATGCCCGGCTATGACGGCGGTTCACAAATCACGGCGTTTAAAGACTATTATATGCAAAACGACGACGGGAAAAAAGAATACATCACCATCACGCTCTACGACGATAAAGCGGGTTTGCCAATAGCATTGATGGACTGCTTCCGAGTGACCGCGCTACGAACTGCCGCCAACACCGCGCTGATCGCGGGCGCATGCGCACCGCCCGGGGCCCGCACCGCGCTGGTGACCGGTTCGGGCGCCCAAGGCCGATACACCTTCCCGTACCTGCTGACTGCTCTGCCGGACTTGGATCGGCTCCTGCTGTTCGGCACCCATCCCGATGGCATCGCCGCCGTGCGCGCGCATGTCCGCGAGCAATACCCCGACCGAGACATCGAAATCGTCACCGACCCCGAGAAAGCCGCCAGCGAAGCCGACGTTCTAGTTGCCACCTCGGCTGGGCCGGCCACCGAGGTCAAGTTCCGCACCAGCTGGCTTAAGCCTGGGGCGCTGTTCGTCTCGGTCAACGGGACCGGCGTGCACTCGTCCTCGCTGCGCGACGCCGACTACGCCGTGGCGACGAGCGCGGGCCAACTGGCGGTCACGGGCACCCGCTTCGCCGACGAGAACGGCTCGTTACGCTTGGACACCGAGCTGCCCGACATCCTCGCCGGACAAGCACCGGGCAGGCGAGACAACGATGACCGGGTCTTCGTTTTCAACAGCGGCATGGCCATCACCGACATCCCTGTGGCGCACGAACTGGCCGCCCAAGCGATCGCTCGTGGACGCGGACAGGAAATCAAACTGTGGAGCTAG
- a CDS encoding alanine racemase — MAHALGGPFHVLFAPQFARNLKAFSDVLDSAGVEGQVFFAKKANKAGCWLRVCAQVGAGVDAASAPELVHALSCGVRGSDIVVTGPAKSEHLLWLAARHGCLIAVDALDELDRVIALAHRGESVRIMLRVLPEVNPHSRFGLNPTELDAALQQCAQQRSRVSMEGFSFHLNGYEVAPRAQLAAQLVDRVVEARAQGLAATSISIGGGFAVSYLDAETWDRFLRDSTESDFHAGKTFTHFYPYHQEPTGADMLAAILSSEDAGGQGTVGDRFATTGTKLLLEPGRALLNGAGFTVFPVQGFKRRGDYGIITVLGLSMSLSEQWKSSEFLPDPTLWPQESSDELQSTGPVRCCVGGASCLDYDMLTWRKVELPRQPRYGDLLIYPNTAGYQMDKNESEFHGLPLPPKLEVTCDDEGRFRWRPDQNGDRW; from the coding sequence ATGGCTCATGCGCTCGGAGGCCCGTTTCACGTGCTGTTCGCGCCGCAGTTCGCCCGAAACCTGAAGGCGTTTAGCGATGTGCTCGACTCGGCGGGCGTGGAAGGGCAAGTATTTTTCGCCAAGAAAGCCAACAAGGCGGGGTGCTGGTTGCGCGTCTGCGCGCAGGTCGGCGCAGGTGTCGATGCAGCCAGCGCCCCGGAATTGGTTCATGCGCTTAGTTGCGGTGTGCGCGGTTCAGACATCGTGGTCACCGGGCCCGCCAAAAGCGAACATCTGCTCTGGCTAGCCGCCCGCCACGGTTGCTTGATCGCAGTGGACGCCCTCGACGAGCTCGACAGGGTTATCGCGCTGGCCCATCGCGGCGAGAGCGTCCGGATCATGTTGCGGGTGCTTCCAGAGGTGAACCCGCACAGCAGATTTGGTCTAAACCCCACCGAATTGGATGCCGCGCTACAACAATGCGCCCAGCAGCGGTCGCGTGTGTCAATGGAAGGATTCTCGTTTCACCTCAACGGATACGAGGTCGCGCCACGTGCGCAGCTGGCGGCCCAGCTGGTTGATCGTGTCGTTGAGGCACGTGCGCAAGGGCTGGCGGCAACGTCCATTTCTATCGGCGGCGGATTCGCAGTGAGCTACCTCGACGCCGAGACGTGGGATCGGTTCTTGCGCGACAGCACCGAAAGCGACTTTCACGCCGGCAAAACGTTCACCCACTTCTACCCCTATCATCAGGAGCCGACCGGGGCCGACATGTTGGCCGCAATCCTCTCCAGCGAGGACGCCGGCGGCCAAGGCACCGTCGGCGACCGATTCGCCACGACGGGAACCAAGCTCCTGCTCGAGCCCGGCCGCGCGTTGCTCAACGGGGCAGGATTCACCGTTTTTCCCGTGCAGGGATTCAAGCGGCGCGGCGACTACGGGATCATCACCGTTCTCGGGCTGAGCATGAGCTTGTCGGAGCAGTGGAAATCCAGCGAGTTCCTCCCGGATCCGACGCTGTGGCCGCAAGAAAGCTCGGACGAGCTGCAGTCGACAGGCCCGGTCCGATGCTGCGTCGGCGGGGCTAGCTGCCTGGACTATGACATGCTGACCTGGCGAAAAGTGGAGCTACCGCGGCAGCCGCGTTATGGTGACCTGCTGATCTACCCCAACACCGCTGGCTACCAGATGGACAAGAACGAATCCGAGTTCCATGGACTCCCCTTGCCGCCGAAACTCGAGGTGACTTGCGACGACGAGGGCCGGTTTCGCTGGCGCCCCGACCAGAATGGCGATCGCTGGTGA
- a CDS encoding MATE family efflux transporter → MGENRRVRLAPLMRTGRQLTALAAPIAGVQFAQVALTTTDLAMMGLIGVQAIAAGGLAAILYNLMRTMCVGVVTAVGNLVATAAAQGEARSGSDRPDTKAHTEIRQINRSAFLVATMTAVLLGAALIALGYVLPVFGVDKDVLALARPMMIALAPGLVPMVWLNVLRQFSVGMRRPGPLLAVSIASIALNAALDLVFIYGLLGLPRLGLAGIGLATTLVQVLTVAAFYFILRRDNHLAPLLSIDGWNADAEMARHILRLGVPISLTYGSEAGITSLAAVVMGTFGPIVLAAHNVVTQLTRIAFQISIGLSHGSSILISRATGKGDKGQAEQIAVVALLLGVISTVTLGLLYVVAPYWVLRPFLDPADSATIVIAKFFLFFAIIQQIVDFTQNIAVGLLRGIGNTKAGLRATTIGYWLVGLPAMLLLTFPAQLHGAGVWIGLSTGFAATAALLLRRFRKDLPQAV, encoded by the coding sequence GTGGGTGAAAACCGCCGGGTGCGGCTTGCTCCCCTGATGCGCACCGGCCGGCAGCTCACCGCTTTGGCCGCACCCATCGCGGGTGTGCAATTCGCCCAAGTTGCGTTGACCACCACCGATTTGGCCATGATGGGCCTCATCGGAGTGCAAGCCATCGCCGCCGGTGGGCTTGCCGCGATCCTGTACAACCTGATGCGCACCATGTGCGTCGGTGTAGTCACCGCGGTGGGAAATCTGGTCGCCACTGCAGCCGCTCAAGGGGAGGCACGTTCCGGAAGCGACCGCCCAGACACCAAGGCGCACACGGAGATCCGCCAGATCAACCGATCCGCCTTCTTGGTGGCCACCATGACGGCTGTCCTTCTCGGCGCCGCACTGATCGCCTTGGGCTATGTATTGCCCGTCTTCGGGGTGGACAAAGACGTGCTGGCCCTCGCGCGACCCATGATGATTGCCTTAGCTCCAGGGCTTGTCCCGATGGTGTGGCTGAATGTGTTGCGGCAGTTCTCCGTTGGTATGCGCCGCCCCGGTCCCCTGTTGGCGGTCAGCATCGCCTCCATCGCACTGAACGCGGCGCTGGACTTGGTGTTCATCTACGGACTGCTGGGCCTCCCCCGGCTGGGCTTGGCAGGCATCGGACTGGCAACGACGCTGGTGCAGGTACTCACCGTTGCGGCCTTCTATTTCATCCTGCGCCGTGACAATCACCTCGCCCCGCTGCTGTCGATCGACGGCTGGAATGCCGACGCTGAAATGGCCCGCCACATCCTGCGGTTGGGAGTCCCTATTTCATTGACGTACGGCTCGGAGGCGGGGATCACGTCGCTGGCCGCCGTGGTGATGGGAACCTTCGGCCCCATCGTGTTGGCTGCGCACAATGTGGTGACTCAGCTGACCCGCATCGCCTTCCAAATCAGCATCGGCTTATCACACGGATCATCCATCCTCATCAGCCGTGCGACCGGCAAAGGTGATAAAGGGCAGGCCGAGCAGATAGCGGTCGTCGCGCTTCTCCTGGGGGTAATTAGCACGGTGACACTCGGACTGCTCTACGTGGTAGCCCCCTACTGGGTTTTACGGCCATTTTTAGACCCCGCCGATTCGGCCACTATTGTGATCGCCAAATTCTTCCTCTTCTTCGCGATAATCCAGCAAATCGTGGACTTCACCCAAAACATCGCCGTGGGACTCCTGCGGGGCATCGGCAACACCAAAGCCGGCTTGCGAGCAACCACGATCGGGTACTGGTTGGTTGGCCTGCCCGCTATGTTGCTCCTGACATTCCCGGCGCAATTGCATGGGGCCGGAGTGTGGATCGGGCTCAGCACCGGCTTCGCCGCGACGGCGGCGCTGCTGCTGCGACGGTTCCGCAAGGATCTGCCTCAAGCAGTCTGA
- a CDS encoding MFS transporter: MGFVARFRGFDTASRILLINQFGINVGFYMLMPYLAGYLAGPLALAAWAVGLVLGTRDFSELGMFIVGGTLADRLGYKWLIVAGCLLRTGGFALLVTGQSLPVVSIAAAATGFAGALFNPAIRAYLAADVGVRRVEAFAMFNIFNHAGILLGPIVGLALMAMDFRVAAAGAAVVFAVLTVVQLLALPRCRADPAPEKTSILQDWRVVVANRSFLLFAAAMTGSYVLSFQINLALPLQASMLAPGSHSLLVAALFAVSGLTAVGGQLRITRWFAERWGTRRSLAVGLTIMAASFLPLIVVPDRERFGALPAIAALLMSAGLLAIGSAAVFPFEMDIVVSLGGRLVATHYGLYNTIIGAGILVGNLATGAVMGSARQMGLGELAWAGMVLVGIVAAVALHRLDRTHRLQPAHSDVLPT; this comes from the coding sequence GTGGGTTTTGTGGCGCGGTTTCGCGGGTTCGACACGGCCAGCCGGATTCTGCTGATCAATCAGTTCGGCATCAACGTCGGTTTCTACATGCTGATGCCCTATCTGGCCGGCTACCTGGCCGGCCCGCTCGCGCTGGCGGCGTGGGCTGTCGGGCTGGTCCTGGGTACCAGGGATTTCTCTGAGCTCGGCATGTTCATCGTGGGAGGCACCCTTGCCGATCGGCTGGGCTACAAGTGGCTGATCGTGGCCGGATGTCTACTGCGCACCGGTGGGTTCGCACTACTGGTGACGGGCCAGTCCTTGCCCGTCGTGTCGATCGCCGCCGCAGCCACCGGTTTCGCCGGTGCATTGTTCAACCCAGCGATCCGCGCGTATCTGGCCGCCGACGTCGGCGTCCGCCGTGTCGAGGCGTTCGCGATGTTCAACATTTTCAATCACGCCGGCATCTTGCTTGGCCCAATTGTTGGACTTGCCCTGATGGCCATGGACTTTCGGGTCGCCGCGGCCGGCGCGGCAGTCGTCTTCGCCGTGCTCACAGTCGTGCAACTACTGGCGTTGCCTCGCTGCCGCGCCGACCCAGCGCCGGAGAAGACCTCGATACTGCAAGATTGGCGGGTCGTCGTCGCTAACCGCTCTTTCCTGTTGTTCGCCGCGGCGATGACCGGTTCCTATGTGCTCTCGTTTCAGATCAATCTCGCACTGCCGTTGCAGGCGTCGATGCTGGCGCCAGGATCTCATTCATTACTAGTCGCAGCACTTTTCGCCGTTTCAGGGCTCACCGCGGTTGGTGGACAATTACGCATCACCCGCTGGTTCGCCGAGAGGTGGGGAACCAGACGCAGTTTGGCCGTGGGCCTGACCATAATGGCAGCGTCGTTCCTGCCGTTGATCGTCGTCCCAGACCGCGAACGCTTCGGTGCTCTTCCGGCGATCGCGGCGCTTCTGATGTCTGCGGGCCTGCTGGCCATCGGCTCGGCCGCCGTCTTCCCGTTCGAGATGGACATTGTGGTCTCGCTGGGCGGCCGACTGGTCGCCACCCATTACGGCTTGTACAACACCATCATCGGGGCCGGAATCCTCGTCGGTAATTTGGCCACGGGCGCGGTCATGGGTTCCGCACGACAAATGGGCCTGGGCGAACTGGCATGGGCAGGAATGGTTCTCGTCGGAATCGTCGCCGCTGTGGCCTTACACCGCCTGGACCGGACCCACCGCCTGCAGCCCGCCCACTCTGACGTTTTGCCCACCTGA